Proteins co-encoded in one Megalops cyprinoides isolate fMegCyp1 chromosome 1, fMegCyp1.pri, whole genome shotgun sequence genomic window:
- the jmjd1cb gene encoding probable JmjC domain-containing histone demethylation protein 2C isoform X3, translating into MQGPYSLNGYRVRVYRQDSATQWFTGIITHHDLFSRTMIVMNDQVLEPQNVDPSMVQMTFLDDVVHSLLKGENIGITSRRRSRSSQNSNTAHTSGGRPTGTTGSTQGHYTRAQANSPRPVMNSSGSAPKQAGQQAGQQQQQQQQQGQQPLQGQQPPQGQQQGQQQQQQQQQQQSPGQQRGSRSGRRKGSDSSVPDDDKIKEEKADSGGRGDLSKSKSKQMANKRRKPEEDDKKVGLKRLKPDNASDFSESSDSENSNKRAADSSSEQNSENELKGKSTSKAGEAEEEEEKSQSSKAGEEPARMDRLSPREEMEGDEKSSSSSSSQAELAQSADCERREEKSPLQPAKPPTPCVPEAQGCIVEMKSTVKTLPKDHYVSAVTAARTQTPKCVIDITDDGSARPGSRESSEAVSALLASQKSELYIPEPRHLVLKPSASDCRKLEAEQQMARSLGSKIEFAHSEVIRPVTSVSESAAVAEREKVQQYSSIVPCIKSASVAEDARKSHKMSPSPDVLKPKSNPSPEILKPKCNPSPDIIKSKTHGVPETTKPKPNTSPEVSKHKIRYQDSAAGAGNRAASKAELDAPRSSFKPVPARGAAAESTKSPLIIDKNEHFTVYRDPALVRPETETNHIAYLHQHLHPLHASSHPTCLTPNTHHPSHLLPGSPINAHTLSGATHPSVHHPHLLPSVLSGMPPASLLGGHPRLDSGHAGGLGHLALAHHHPHQQQQFLQQQPPPPLLAQTHTSASYNQLGLYPIIWQYPNGTHTYPGLGLPSSKWVHPENAVNSEASLRRNTPSPWLHQHTPVTSADSLGLLSHVPVRPASAEPHRPIKISAHASPPLSKTAGDLHREELEKKAFMDPIRTITSAHLKQDQDRSRTPTGKDGHVPRLFLDPLSGHGKQQRPAADGGDRANKYKEENRRILQESIEVAPFTAKIRPSEPERDAYPRIPSLPAPAPKAHGLHTEKELEHPAAELYKLKHAAPQTLPQSTYFTTLSNSVVNEPPRLYPSKELNSYFEKVSGGGGSCGSSQSAASSPLAAYGSKPFSKPPPLIKHQPEGEGLVGKITEQLSQQVALHPVGGSGGERRSPAMSPSNPLRCMPALHRAPVFHPPTQQTLDRKEGGYGRLSPPTLTPIQPVSSAGKVSEQQKPPTLLPELREVGGAGKGGPEMSSSEAWKAGDSQAHDKPGWHPEKSGAKPQAATASVIVRPSTCIKYDGSPGPRTAAKEPAAERPFAGKNQTDCLKAAEGREPGRVILPNTNLEDACAQYKKNFMRAAQAGVPGAVVAPANSVCNTKTDVTTSAAPGVLSRAVADAAYSALGAAAVAAGSAAPRGAGHLGAELCQEGRSRTTSPGAFLPPGAGGAAPASVGPAYSGNFIHLKKHKAALAAAQSRSSGTAESEPGSAKAPPCSAPAAQDSPAPGNAINKTGSLTNGQPAQLSQPNYHKLKKAWLTRHSEEDRNTNKAEKLGSAVSEIIKPCTVSLIASTSSDVEISKEGKGQEDKMAQEDKKTRRGAKRTYESGSESAEDSDESESKSEQRAKRQPKPTYKKKQNDMQKRKGDNEKEEDEVKPNGIFRSAREKTKLKLASSNGIPRSVLKDWRKVKKLKQTGESFLQDDSCSEIGPNLQKCRECRVVRSKKGEEPAHSPVFCRFYYFRRLSYSKNGVIRIDGFSSPDQYDEEAVSLWAPDSYEDNELDLETSKYILSYIGDKFCQLVMTENTAATWIKKDAKIAWKRAVRGVREMCDACEATLFNIHWVCQKCGFVVCLDCYKAKERKSSKDKELYAWLKCVKGQPHDHKHLMPTQIIPGTVLTDLVNAMHVLREKYGIKSHCACTGKHTALLNKIPSTNGVSQVLQNVLNHSNKLSLCKPDAPQQNPSQKVEANGGSSPASDTSTDSKLTPPESQSPLHFLADLAEQKSREEKKENKESPLGKAVKEEKDHPDSLESLHCKSTSLVSNSTEQGSTLRDLLTTTAGKLRLGSTDAGIAFAPVYSTASQTGKSGRSMPNILDDIIASVVENKIPASRSAKLSLKQEVSEEPKVERKKASAEEPPKLHADIPHSWLYDRRLLWLKDHRNPGNWKLFRECWKQGQPVLVSGVHKKLNASLWKAESFNQEFADHQGDLLNCKDGVVSNSGIKEFWDGFEDLTKRPKSKDGDTMVYRLKDWPSGEEFMALMPSRYDDLMKNLPLPEYSDPEGNLNLASHLPTFFVRPDLGPRLCCAYGVAASQEQDFGTANLHLEVSDIVSVLVYVGVAKGNGVLSKTGVLKRLEEEDLDDSVKKRLKDSSETPGALWHIYVSKDVDKIKEFLHKVAKEQGVEVPAEQDPIREPGWYLSRKLRQRLLEEYGVQGWTVVQFLGDSVLIPAGAMHQVCAATPTPPPRSPSRCLSVSLRHLLTAHLCLSAASLNHLPSVRLCVSVTLSLLVCRSVTLSLLVCRSVTLSPRFRRSLTPVLFVSVSLPVSLSPCLCLSVSVFSSRVCLSWTGV; encoded by the exons ATGCAAG gtCCCTATTCGTTGAATGGCTATCGAGTACGAGTTTACAGGCAGGACTCCGCCACTCAGTGGTTCACGGGCATCATTACCCATCACGATCTCTTCAGTCGCACTATGATTGTGATGAACGACCAG GTACTAGAGCCTCAGAATGTTGACCCTTCTATGGTACAGATGACCTTTCTAGACGATGTGGTCCATTCTTTGCTGAAAGGTGAAAACATCGGCATTACGTCCAGACGCAGGTCTCGCTCCAGCCAGAACAGCAACACTGCCCAT ACCTCAGGAGGGAGACCGACCGGCACCACAGGAAGCACTCAG GGTCATTACACACGCGCTCAAGCCAATAGCCCCAGACCCGTGATGAACTCCTCCGGCTCCGCCCCCAAGCAGGCAGGCCAGCAGgcgggccagcagcagcagcagcagcagcagcagggccagcagcCACTGCAAGGCCAGCAGCCACCGCAGGGCCAACAgcaaggccagcagcagcagcagcagcagcagcagcagcagtccccTGGCCAGCAGCGCGGATCCCGCTCCGGCCGCAGGAAGGGCTCCGACAGCAGCGTGCCAGACGACGACAAGATCAAGGAGGAGAAGGCGGACAGCGGTGGGAGAGGAG ATTTATCGAAAAGTAAAAGCAAGCAAATGGCGAACAAGAGGAGAAAACCCGAGGAGGACGACAAGAAAGTGGGCCTGAAAAGGCTGAAGCCAGACAACGCCTCGGACTTCTCTGAGAGCAGCGACTCCGAGAACTCTAATAAGCGAGCCGCGGACTCATCCTCGGAGCAGAACTCGGAGAACGAGTTAAAAGGAAAGAGCACTTCAAAGGCGGgcgaggcggaggaggaggaggagaaatcCCAGAGTTCCAAGGCGGGCGAGGAGCCGGCTCGAATGGATCGGCTGTCTCCGcgggaggagatggagggggatgaaaaaagcagcagcagcagcagcagccaggctgAATTAGCGCAGTCAGCTGACTGTGAGCGGCGGGAGGAGAAGTCTCCGCTGCAGCCGGCCAAGCCGCCCACTCCCTGTGTTCCCGAGGCCCAGGGCTGCATCGTGGAAATGAAAAGCACTGTGAAAACACTACCCAAGGACCATTACGTAAGCGCCGTCACCGCCGCCAGAACCCAGACGCCCAAGTGCGTTATCGACATCACGGACGACGGCAGCGCCCGCCCGGGGTCCCGGGAAAGCTCGGAGGCCGTCTCGGCCCTCCTGGCCTCCCAGAAATCCGAGCTGTACATCCCCGAGCCCCGGCATTTAGTGCTTAAACCATCAGCCTCGGACTGTAGGAAGCTAGAGGCTGAGCAGCAGATGGCCCGCAGCCTTGGCAGCAAAATAGAATTTGCCCATTCAGAAGTTATAAGGCCGGTTACATCTGTCAGCGAATCTGCCGCTGTGGCCGAAAGAGAAAAAGTGCAGCAGTATTCCTCCATCGTCCCTTGCATTAAGAGCGCCTCCGTCGCCGAGGACGCCAGGAAGTCCCACAAGATGAGCCCCTCCCCCGATGTCCTCAAACCCAAATCCAACCCTTCCCCCGAAATCCTGAAGCCTAAGTGCAATCCCTCCCCCGATATTATCAAATCGAAAACTCACGGTGTCCCGGAGACGACCAAACCCAAACCAAATACATCCCCCGAGGTGTCCAAGCATAAAATCAGGTATCAAGACAGCGCGGCGGGCGCCGGGAACCGCGCCGCGTCCAAAGCCGAGCTGGACGCGCCCCGCTCCAGCTTCAAGCCCGTTCCCGCCCGGGGGGCGGCGGCCGAGTCCACCAAGAGCCCCCTCATCATCGACAAGAACGAGCATTTCACCGTTTACAGGGACCCCGCCCTCGTGCGGCCGGAGACGGAGACCAACCACATCGCCTATTTGCACCAGCACCTGCACCCGCTCCACGCCTCGTCCCACCCCACCTGCCTCACCCCCAAcacccaccacccctcccacctgctgcccggctcgcCTATCAACGCGCACACGTTGAGCGGGGCCACGCACCCCTCGGTGCACCACCCCCACCTGCTTCCCAGTGTGCTCTCCGGCATGCCCCCGGCCTCCCTGCTGGGTGGCCACCCCCGCCTGGACTCGGGCCACGCCGGCGGGCTGGGTCACCTGGCCCTGGCCCATCACCACCCccaccaacagcagcagttCCTCCAACAgcagcccccgccccctctgctggcacagacacacaccagcGCCTCCTACAACCAGCTGGGGCTCTATCCCATCATCTGGCAGTACCCCAACGGCACCCACACCTACCCGGGACTCGGCCTGCCGTCCTCCAAGTGGGTGCACCCCGAAAACGCCGTCAACTCCGAGGCCAGCTTAAGGAGG aacacccccagcccctggcTCCACCAGCACACCCCCGTGACCTCTGCCGACAGCCTGGGGTTACTGAGCCACGTCCCGGTCAGGCCCGCCAGCGCCGAGCCCCACCGGCCCATCAAGATCAGCGCTCACGccagccctcccctctccaAGACCGCGGGGGATCTCCACAGGGA GGAGCTGGAGAAAAAGGCTTTCATGGATCCGATACGGACGATCACGAGCGCGCACCTGAAGCAGGACCAGGACCGCAGCCGGACCCCGACGGGCAAGGACGGGCACGTGCCCCGCCTCTTCCTGGACCCCCTGTCAGGCCACGGCAAGCAGCAGCGGCCGGCGGCGGACGGCGGCGACAGGGCCAACAAGTACAAGGAGGAGAACCGGCGCATCCTCCAGGAGAGCATCGAGGTGGCCCCCTTCACGGCCAAGATCCGGCCCAGCGAGCCCGAGCGGGACGCGTACCCCCGCATCCCCTCGCTGCCGGCGCCCGCGCCCAAGGCCCACGGCCTGCACAcggagaaggagctggagcaCCCGGCTGCCGAGCTGTACAAACTGAAGCACGCGGCCCCACAGACTCTGCCCCAGAGCACCTACTTCACCACCCTGTCCAACAGCGTGGTGAATGAGCCGCCGCGGCTCTACCCCTCCAAGGAGCTGAACTCCTACTTCGAGAAGGtgagcggcggcggcggcagctgCGGCAGCAGCCAGTCGGCGGCCTCCAGCCCCCTGGCGGCATACGGCAGCAAGCCCTTCTCCAAGCCGCCCCCGCTGATCAAGCACCAGCCCGAGGGCGAGGGCCTGGTGGGCAAAATCACCGAGCAGCTCTCCCAGCAAGTGGCCTTGCACCCCGTCGGCGGCTCGGGCGGCGAGCGGAGGAGCCCGGCCATGTCGCCCTCCAACCCGCTCCGCTGCATGCCGGCGCTGCACAGGGCCCCCGTCTTTCACCCGCCCACCCAGCAGACGCTGGACCGCAAGGAGGGCGGCTACGGCCGGCTGTCCCCCCCGACGCTCACCCCCATCCAGCCCGTCAGCTCGGCGGGGAAGGTTTCGGAGCAGCAGAAGCCGCCCACGCTGCTGCCCGAGCTGAGGGAGGTGGGCGGCGCGGGCAAGGGCGGCCCCGAGATGAGCTCGTCCGAGGCCTGGAAGGCCGGGGACTCGCAGGCCCATGACAAGCCCGGGTGGCACCCGGAAAAAAGCGGCGCCAAGCCGCAGGCAGCTACGGCGTCCGTCATCGTGCGCCCTTCCACGTGCATAAAGTACGACGGCTCTCCAGGCCCCAGGACGGCCGCCAAAGAGCCGGCCGCGGAGAGGCCGTTCGCGGGCAAGAACCAGACGGACTGCCTGAAAGCAGCCGAAGGCAGGGAGCCCGGGAGAGTCATCCTGCCAAACACCAACTTGGAGGACGCCTGCGCGCAGTACAAGAAGAACTTTATGAGAGCGGCGCAGGCAGGCGTCCCCGGCGCCGTCGTGGCCCCTGCCAACTCCGTGTGCAATACCAAGACCGACGTAACCACTTCTGCGGCCCCTGGCGTGCTCAGCCGGGCCGTGGCGGACGCGGCGTACTCCGCGCTGGGGGCAGCGGCAGTAGCGGCGGGCAGTGCTGCCCCCAGAGGGGCGGGGCACCTGGGTGCTGAGCTGTGTCAGGAGGGCAGGTCCCGGACCACCTCCCCCGGCGCCTTCCTGCCGCCCGGAGCGGGGGGCGCGGCGCCGGCCAGCGTGGGCCCGGCCTACTCCGGCAACTTCATCCACCTGAAAAAGCACAAGGCGGCGCTGGCCGCAGCCCAGTCCAGGAGCTCCGGCACGGCGGAGAGCGAGCCCGGGAGCGCCAAGGCTCCCCCCTGCTCAGCGCCCGCAGCTCAGGACAGCCCCGCGCCCGGCAACGCAATCAACAAAACGGGCTCTCTGACCAACGGGCAGCCTGCCCAGCTCAGCCAGCCTAACTACCACAAGCTGAAAAAGGCCTGGCTCACCAGGCACTCGGAGGAGGACAGGAACACTAACAAAGCGGAGAAGCTGGGCAGCGCCGTGTCGGAGATCATCAAGCCCTGCACCGTTAGCTTAATCGCCTCCACGTCGAGCGACGTGGAGATTAGCAAGGAGGGCAAAGGGCAGGAGGACAAGATGGCGCAGGAGGACAAGAAGACGCGGCGGGGCGCCAAGCGCACATACGAGTCCGGCTCGGAGAGCGCCGAGGACTCGGACGAGAGCGAGAGCAAGTCGGAGCAGAGGGCCAAGCGCCAGCCCAAGCCCACCTACAAAAAGAAGCAGAACGACATGCAGAAGAGGAAGGGCGACAACGAGAAGGAGGAGGACGAAGTCAAGCCCAACGGTATTTTTAGAAGCGCCAGAGAGAAAACCAAGCTCAAGCTGGCCAGCAGCA ACGGAATCCCCCGCTCCGTGCTGAAGGACTGGCGCAAGGTGAAGAAGCTGAAGCAGACCGGCGAGTCCTTCCTCCAGGATGACTCCTGCTCCGAGATCGGGCCCAACCTGCAGAAGTGCCGCGAGTGCCGCGTGGTCCGCAGCAAGAAGGGCGAGGAGCCCGCCCACTCGCCCGTCTTCTGCCGCTTCTACTACTTCCGCCG cctctcctACAGCAAGAACGGCGTGATCAGAATAGACGGCTTCTCCTCCCCCGATCAGTATGACGAGGAGGCCGTCAGCCTGTGGGCCCCGGACAGCTACGAGGACAACGAGCTGGACCTGGAGACCTCCAAGTACATCCTCAGCTACATCGGGGACAAGTTCTGTCAGCTCGTCATGACCGAAAACACCGCGGCGACGTGGATCAAAAAGGACG CCAAGATCGCCTGGAAGAGGGCCGTGCGAGGAGTGCGGGAGATGTGCGACGCATGCGAAGCCACATTGTTTAACATTCACTGGGTCTGCCAAAAATGCGGATTCGTAGTTTGTTTGGACTGTTACAAGGCGAAGGAAAGAAAGAGCTCCAAAG ACAAAGAGCTGTACGCCTGGCTGAAGTGCGTCAAGGGACAGCCACATGATCACAAGCACCTGATGCCAACGCAGATTATTCCAGGAACCG TTCTGACAGATCTAGTCAATGCCATGCACGTGCTCAGAGAGAAGTATGGCATCAAATCCCACTGCGCATGTACTGGGAAGCATACAGCTCTGCTCAACAAGATCCCGTCCACCAACGGAGTCTCCCAG GTGTTGCAGAATGTGCTGAACCACAGCAACAAGCTGTCCCTGTGCAAGCCGGACGCCCCGCAGCAGAACCCCTCCCAGAAGGTGGAGGCCAACGGCGGCAGCAGCCCCGCCAGCGACACCAGCACCGACAGCAAGCTGACCCCGCCCGAATCGCAGTCGCCCCTGCACTTCTTGGCCGATCTCGCCGAGCAGAAATccagggaggaaaagaaag AAAACAAGGAGTCTCCTCTCGGGAAGGCggtgaaggaggagaaggaccaCCCGGACAGCCTGGAGAGCCTGCACTGCAAGTCTACCTCCCTGGTGTCCAACAGCACGGAGCAGGGCTCCACGCTGCGCGACCTGCTCACCACCACCGCCGGCAAGCTGCGGCTGGGCTCCACCGACGCCGGCATCGCCTTCGCCCCCGTCTACTCCACCGCCTCCCAG ACCGGGAAGAGCGGCAGGAGCATGCCCAACATCCTGGATGACATCATTGCCTCGGTGGTGGAAAACAAGATCCCGGCCAGCAGGAGCGCCAAGCTGAGCCTCAAGCAGGAAGTGAGCGAGGAGCCCAAGGTGGAGCGCAAAAAGGCCAGCGCCGAGGAGCCCCCGAAGCTCCACGCCGACATCCCCCACTCCTGGCTGTACGACCGCCGCCTGCTCTGGCTCAAAGACCACCGCAACCCTGGCAACTGGAAGCTCTTCAGGGAGTGCTGGAAGCAGGGGCAG CCAGTTCTTGTGTCCGGGGTACACAAGAAACTGAATGCCAGTCTGTGGAAGGCAGAATCTTTTAACCAGGAGTTTGCTGACCACCAAGGAGACCTTCTGAACTGCAAGGATGGTGTGGTCTCCAACTCTGGCATCAAGGAATTCTGGGATGGCTTTGAAGACCTGACCA AACGGCCCAAATCGAAAGACGGGGACACCATGGTGTATCGGCTGAAGGACTGGCCCTCGGGGGAAGAGTTCATGGCCCTCATGCCTTCCAG GTATGATGACCTGATGAAGAACCTCCCTCTCCCGGAGTACTCGGACCCCGAGGGGAACCTCAACCTGGCCTCCCATCTGCCCACTTTCTTCGTGCGGCCAGACCTCGGTCCGAGGCTGTGCTGTGCCTACG GTGTAGCCGCCTCCCAGGAGCAGGACTTCGGAACGGCTAACCTTCACCTGGAGGTGTCCGACATCGTCAGCGTCCTCGTCTACGTCGGGGTGGCCAAAGGAAACGGAGTCCTCTCCAAAACAG gtgtgttGAAGAGACTGGAGGAAGAAGATCTGGATGACAGTGTGAAGAAAAGATTAAAAGACTCCAGCGAGACTCCAGGAGCCTTGTGGCACATCTACGTGAGCAAAGATGTGGATAAAATTAAAGAGTTCCTGCACAAG